From the genome of Epinephelus moara isolate mb chromosome 10, YSFRI_EMoa_1.0, whole genome shotgun sequence, one region includes:
- the kdm4aa gene encoding lysine-specific demethylase 4A isoform X5 has protein sequence MTTDMPAQSVGSRIMTFTPSKEEFKDFSRYIAYMESQGAHKAGMAKVIPPNGWKPRQTYDDIDDLVIPAPIQQVVTGQSGLFTQYNIQKKPMTVHEFRKTSNLDKFCNPRYVDFDELERKFWKNLTFNPPLYGADVSGTLYDPDVTEWNIGHLNTILDTVENESGIKIKGVNTPYLYFGMWKSAFAWHTEDMDLYSINYLHFGEPKSWYVVPPEHGKRLERLAKGFFPGNAQSCEAFLRHKMTLISPSILKKYGIPFEKVTQEAGQFIVTFPFGYHAGFNHGFNCAESTNFATQRWIDYGKQATLCSCRQDMVKISMDVFVRKFQPDRYKLWQAGKDNTPIDHSKPTPEAAEFLKEDKSEPSKETPIEVVSEEPMSPAQEDKSSPKPQTGTKRQLEASEDIKPEVTIKETEEVEPKKAKLSRKESPSQVPVKTDKDTVKVKTEPKKEKDTKQQTKAQTKASTKKTGSRQSTPKKEKNSVSDVCPPEPFESQVVALCSEEAGGSEEPPLGSSCSPPHKLFQRTLSPTDVLHVHSYAKGDYGEGEAPPKEEKKSEGSDNKTESRNVSKAQVAEEVAGDGEPESDLGQLPGHHPLIKDGMSDEEAPEEVPTLEEGGLEGESWAKPLAHLWQSRPPNLKKERDYNQRMGSKSPYCSICILFHTYRQTECGSSVDAPVILAGGRMRTKPLIPEMCFTTTTEEDSECEEQPVTPHLEEDGTSLLISCSQCSIRVHTSCYGVDPATVSNEWKCARCKANAMKENCCLCSLRGGALQKANNNKDWATRAFTAVHRLAAR, from the exons ATGACTACAGATATGCCAGCCCAAAGCGTGGGCTCCAGGATAATGACGTTCACCCCCTCCAAAGAGGAGTTCAAGGACTTCAGCCGGTACATTGCCTATATGGAGTCACAAGGAGCACACAAAGCTGGAATGGCAAAA GTTATTCCACCTAATGGCTGGAAACCTAGACAGACATACGATGATATTGATGACCTGGTAATTCCTGCTCCTATTCAGCAGGTGGTTACCGGCCAGTCAGGACTCTTTACACAGTACAACATCCAGAAGAAGCCAATGACTGTCCACGAGTTCCGCAAGACCTCCAATTTGGATAA ATTCTGCAATCCCCGATATGTGGATTTTGACGAGCTGGAGAGGAAGTTTTGGAAGAACCTGACCTTCAACCCACCTCTATATGGGGCTGATGTCAGCGGAACACTGTATGATCCA GATGTGACTGAATGGAACATCGGCCACCTCAACACCATTCTGGACACTGTGGAGAACGAGAGCGGTATCAAAATCAAAGGAGTCAACACACCTTACCTCTACTTTGGGATGTGGAAGAGTGCCTTCGCGTGGCACACAGAGGACATGGATCTGTACAGCATCAACTACCTGCACTTTGGAGAGCCAAAGTCCTG GTACGTTGTCCCACCAGAGCATGGGAAAAGACTGGAAAGACTTGCCAAGG GTTTCTTTCCAGGGAATGCTCAGAGCTGTGAAGCCTTCCTGCGTCACAAGATGACTTTAATTTCACCGTCAATCCTGAAAAAATATGGCATACCATTTGAGAAG GTCACTCAGGAGGCTGGGCAATTCATTGTGACATTCCCATTTGGTTATCATGCTGGTTTCAACCATGGCTTCAACTGTGCCGAGTCGACCAACTTTGCCACCCAGCGATGGATTGATTATGGCAAACAGGCAACACtg TGTTCGTGCCGTCAGGACATGGTGAAGATCTCCATGGATGTGTTTGTGCGCAAATTTCAGCCTGACCGTTATAAGCTGTGGCAGGCAGGGAAGGACAACACCCCCATCGACCACTCTAAACCCACACCAGAGGCTGCAGAGTTTCTGAAAGAAGACAAGAGTGAGCCTTCAAAAGAGACTCCCATTGAAGTTGTATCTGAGGAGCCAATGTCTCCTGCCCAGGAGGACAAAAG CAGTCCAAAGCCTCAGACTGGGACAAAGCGTCAGCTTGAAGCCTCTGAAGACATCAAACCTGAGGTGACCATTAAGGAGACTGAGGAGGTGGAGCCAAAGAAGGCCAAGCTGTCACGTAAGGAGTCTCCAAGTCAAGTCCCTGTCAAGACAGATAAAG ACACAGTGAAAGTCAAGACAGAGCCCAAGAAGGAGAAAGACACTAAGCAGCAGACTAAAGCCCAGACCAAAGCCAGCACTAAGAAAACTGGCAGCCGACAAAGCAcaccaaaaaaagagaaaaacagtgtTTCCGATGTGTGTCCTCCCGAGCCTTTTGAGAGCCAGGTGGTGGCTCTGTGTTCTGAGGAGGCAGGTGGCAGTGAGGAGCCTCCGCtgggcagcagctgcagcccaCCACACAAACTATTTCAGAGGACGCTGAGCCCCACAGATGTCCTGCATGTTCACAGCTATGCCAAAGGAGACTACGGAGAGGGAGAAGCCCCGCccaaggaggagaagaagagtgaGGGCAGTGACAATAAGACGGAGAGCAGAAATGTTAGCAAAGCA CAGGTGGCAGAAGAGGTGGCTGGAGATGGAGAGCCAGAGAGTGACCTAGGGCAGCTGCCAGGCCACCATCCGCTCATAAAGGATGGCATGAGTGATGAAG AGGCCCCAGAGGAGGTCCCCACATTAGAGGAGGGTGGTCTGGAAGGGGAGAGCTGGGCTAAACCCCTGGCTCACCTGTGGCAGAGCAGACCTCCCAACCTGAAAAAAGAGAGGGATTACAATCAGCGCATGGGATCCAAATCTCCATATTGCTCCATCTGCATCCTGTTCCACACATACCGTCAG ACTGAATGTGGGAGCAGTGTAGACGCTCCTGTCATACTTGCTGGTGGACGGATGCGGACCAAACCTCTTATCCCAGAGATGTGTTTCACCACCACCACGGAGGAGGACTCTGAGTGTGAGGAGCAGCCCGTCACCCCTCATCTAGAGGAAGATGGAACCAGCCTCCTCATCAGCTGCTCTCAGTGCAGCATCCGGGTTCACACCA GCTGTTATGGTGTGGATCCAGCCACTGTGAGCAACGAGTGGAAATGTGCACGCTGCAAGGCCAACGCCATGAAGGAG AATTGCtgtttgtgttcactgagaGGTGGAGCCTTGCAGAAAGCCAACAATAATAA